In a single window of the Gossypium hirsutum isolate 1008001.06 chromosome D02, Gossypium_hirsutum_v2.1, whole genome shotgun sequence genome:
- the LOC107927936 gene encoding bZIP transcription factor 29, whose product MGDSEEGNTDLMQRIQSSFGTSSSSIPKQVLSMNHLEIPPLNPNQIRAVRHFSHFGQNFNGGGGGGGGGGDGNKRVGIPPSHPNQIPPISPYSQIPVSRPSSHQMGSSQGFSPGPTHSRSLSQPSSFFSFDSLPPLSPAPVSQISNDVCMEDSHSLLPPSPFPKASSPRVGESLPPRKSHRRSNSDIPFGFNTVMQSSPPPLRGSGFENSGVPRPVQLVKKETSWERGIDGNVEGMGERKSEGEVMDDLFSAYMNLDNIDALNSSEDKNNNNENHEDLDSRASGTKTNGGDSSDNEAESSVNESGNSVTQGGVYSTQKREGNKRSAGGDIAPTSRHYRSVSMDSFMGKLNFGDESPKLPPSPGSRPGQLSPSNSIDGNSAAFSLELGNGEFNEAELKKIMANEKLAEIAMTDPKRAKRILANRQSAARSKERKMRYISELEHKVQTLQTEATTLSAQLTLLQRDSVGLTNQNNELKFRIQSMEQQAQLRDALNETLTAEVHRLKLATQELGGNSDPSKGMVSQQLPISRQMFQLHQQQFHQQQQNGNTAAKSESNQ is encoded by the exons ATGGGAGATAGTGAAGAAGGTAATACTGATTTGATGCAAAGGATTCAATCATCATTTGGAACATCATCTTCTTCGATTCctaaacaagttttatcaatgaaTCATCTTGAAATACCTCCACTGAACCCTAATCAAATCAGGGCTGTTAGGCATTTCTCTCATTTTGGACAAAACTTTAACGGCGGCGGCGGTGGAGGTGGCGGCGGTGGTGATGGTAATAAAAGAGTTGGTATTCCTCCTTCACACCCTAACCAGATCCCACCCATTTCGCCTTATTCACAGATCCCTGTGTCTCGTCCATCGAGCCATCAAATGGGTTCTTCTCAGGGTTTTAGTCCCGGACCGACTCATTCTCGGTCTTTGTCACAACCTTCGTCGTTCTTTTCGTTCGATTCGTTGCCGCCGTTGAGTCCTGCGCCGGTGAGCCAAATTTCGAACGATGTGTGTATGGAAGATTCGCATTCGTTGTTACCACCCTCGCCTTTTCCAAAGGCGAGTTCTCCTCGGGTTGGAGAAAGTTTGCCACCACGAAAATCACATAGGCGGTCCAATAGTGATATTCCTTTCGGGTTTAATACGGTAATGCAATCTTCACCCCCACCGTTAAGGGGCAGCGGTTTCGAGAATTCGGGTGTGCCTAGGCCAGTTCAGTTGGTTAAAAAGGAAACGAGTTGGGAAAGAGGTATTGATGGTAACGTTGAAGGAATGGGTGAGAGGAAATCGGAAGGGGAAGTCATGGACGATTTGTTTTCGGCATATATGAATTTGGATAACATAGATGCATTAAATTCTTCCGAGGATAAGAACAACAATAACGAGAATCACGAAGATTTAGATAGCCGAGCGAGTGGAACAAAGACCAATGGTGGGGATAGTAGTGACAATGAAGCGGAAAGCAGTGTGAACGAGAGCGGGAATAGTGTGACACAAGGCGGAGTTTATTCAACTCAGAAAAGAGAAGGGAACAAAAGGAGTGCAGGGGGTGACATTGCTCCTACTTCGAGACATTATCGAAGTGTTTCGATGGATAGTTTTATGGGGAAGTTGAACTTCGGTGACGAATCACCAAAACTACCTCCTTCACCCGGATCTCGTCCCGGACAACTCTCACCAAGCAATTCAATTGATGGGAATTCAGCTGCCTTTAGTTTGGAGCTCGGAAACGGTGAGTTCAATGAAGCTGAACTGAAGAAAATTATGGCAAACGAGAAGCTCGCAGAAATCGCAATGACTGATCCAAAGCGTGCAAAGAG GATTTTGGCTAATCGTCAATCAGCTGCACGTTCCAAAGAAAGGAAGATGCGGTACATTTCCGAGTTGGAGCACAAGGTTCAGACCCTGCAAACTGAAGCTACCACATTATCGGCTCAATTAACACTTCTACAG AGAGATTCCGTTGGGCTTACCAATCAGAACAATGAGTTGAAGTTTCGTATTCAATCCATGGAACAACAGGCACAACTCCGTGACG CTCTAAACGAAACATTAACCGCGGAAGTCCATCGATTAAAGCTTGCTACTCAAGAACTAGGCGGCAATTCTGATCCATCCAAAGGCATGGTCTCGCAGCAGCTTCCCATTAGCCGCCAGATGTTCCAGCTACACCAGCAACAGTTCCACCAGCAACAGCAGAACGGGAACACAGCTGCAAAATCCGAGTCGAATCAGTAG